The following are encoded in a window of Sphaeramia orbicularis chromosome 20, fSphaOr1.1, whole genome shotgun sequence genomic DNA:
- the adcyap1a gene encoding glucagon family neuropeptides isoform X2 produces MTSKMTLALLIYGIIMHYNVNCSPVGLSFPNIRIDSEVYDEDGNSLPPMEYDRDQMDVRSAPSDDVYTLYYPPEERMERHADGMFNKAYRKALGQLSARKYLHSLMAKRVGGGKTLDDSSEPLSKRHSDGIFTDSYSRYRKQMAVKKYLAAVLGKSLEDIGFHQILQDIDFDGLPDGDELEAFLGDWLKQFSPVFPAL; encoded by the exons ATGACTAGTAAAATGACTTTAGCCTTACTCATCTATGGAATCATAATGCATTACAACGTCAACTGTTCACCTGTGGGGCTTAGCTTTCCCAACATTAG AATTGACAGTGAGGTTTATGATGAGGATGGAAATTCCTTACCGCCCATGGAATATGACAGAGACCAAATGGATGTGAGGAGCGCGCCTTCAGACGACGTGTACACTTTGTATTACCCACCAGAGGAGAG AATGGAAAGGCATGCAGACGGCATGTTTAATAAAGCCTACAGGAAAGCGCTGGGTCAGTTATCAGCAAGGAAATATCTGCATTCTCTGATGGCAAAACGTGTAGG CGGGGGGAAAACGTTGGACGACAGCTCTGAGCCTCTGTCCAAGCGACACTCAGACGGGATCTTCACAGACAGTTACAGCCGCTACCGAAAGCAAATGGCCGTCAAGAAATACCTGGCAGCGGTCCTTGGGAAAAG CCTTGAAGACATAGGTTTTCACCAAATCCTACAAGACATAGACTTTGATGGCCTCCCGGACGGGGATGAGCTTGAGGCTTTTTTGGGAGACTGGCTGAAACAGTTTTCTCCCGTGTTTCCG
- the adcyap1a gene encoding glucagon family neuropeptides isoform X1, whose amino-acid sequence MTSKMTLALLIYGIIMHYNVNCSPVGLSFPNIRIDSEVYDEDGNSLPPMEYDRDQMDVRSAPSDDVYTLYYPPEERMERHADGMFNKAYRKALGQLSARKYLHSLMAKRVGGGKTLDDSSEPLSKRHSDGIFTDSYSRYRKQMAVKKYLAAVLGKSLEDIGFHQILQDIDFDGLPDGDELEAFLGDWLKQFSPVFPVSFRLFS is encoded by the exons ATGACTAGTAAAATGACTTTAGCCTTACTCATCTATGGAATCATAATGCATTACAACGTCAACTGTTCACCTGTGGGGCTTAGCTTTCCCAACATTAG AATTGACAGTGAGGTTTATGATGAGGATGGAAATTCCTTACCGCCCATGGAATATGACAGAGACCAAATGGATGTGAGGAGCGCGCCTTCAGACGACGTGTACACTTTGTATTACCCACCAGAGGAGAG AATGGAAAGGCATGCAGACGGCATGTTTAATAAAGCCTACAGGAAAGCGCTGGGTCAGTTATCAGCAAGGAAATATCTGCATTCTCTGATGGCAAAACGTGTAGG CGGGGGGAAAACGTTGGACGACAGCTCTGAGCCTCTGTCCAAGCGACACTCAGACGGGATCTTCACAGACAGTTACAGCCGCTACCGAAAGCAAATGGCCGTCAAGAAATACCTGGCAGCGGTCCTTGGGAAAAG CCTTGAAGACATAGGTTTTCACCAAATCCTACAAGACATAGACTTTGATGGCCTCCCGGACGGGGATGAGCTTGAGGCTTTTTTGGGAGACTGGCTGAAACAGTTTTCTCCCGTGTTTCCGGTGAGTTTCAGGCTCTTCTCCTGA
- the adcyap1a gene encoding glucagon family neuropeptides isoform X3: MTSKMTLALLIYGIIMHYNVNCSPVGLSFPNIRIDSEVYDEDGNSLPPMEYDRDQMDVRSAPSDDVYTLYYPPEESGGKTLDDSSEPLSKRHSDGIFTDSYSRYRKQMAVKKYLAAVLGKSLEDIGFHQILQDIDFDGLPDGDELEAFLGDWLKQFSPVFPVSFRLFS, translated from the exons ATGACTAGTAAAATGACTTTAGCCTTACTCATCTATGGAATCATAATGCATTACAACGTCAACTGTTCACCTGTGGGGCTTAGCTTTCCCAACATTAG AATTGACAGTGAGGTTTATGATGAGGATGGAAATTCCTTACCGCCCATGGAATATGACAGAGACCAAATGGATGTGAGGAGCGCGCCTTCAGACGACGTGTACACTTTGTATTACCCACCAGAGGAGAG CGGGGGGAAAACGTTGGACGACAGCTCTGAGCCTCTGTCCAAGCGACACTCAGACGGGATCTTCACAGACAGTTACAGCCGCTACCGAAAGCAAATGGCCGTCAAGAAATACCTGGCAGCGGTCCTTGGGAAAAG CCTTGAAGACATAGGTTTTCACCAAATCCTACAAGACATAGACTTTGATGGCCTCCCGGACGGGGATGAGCTTGAGGCTTTTTTGGGAGACTGGCTGAAACAGTTTTCTCCCGTGTTTCCGGTGAGTTTCAGGCTCTTCTCCTGA
- the adcyap1a gene encoding glucagon family neuropeptides isoform X4 produces MTSKMTLALLIYGIIMHYNVNCSPVGLSFPNIRIDSEVYDEDGNSLPPMEYDRDQMDVRSAPSDDVYTLYYPPEESGGKTLDDSSEPLSKRHSDGIFTDSYSRYRKQMAVKKYLAAVLGKRYRQRIRNKGRRLAYL; encoded by the exons ATGACTAGTAAAATGACTTTAGCCTTACTCATCTATGGAATCATAATGCATTACAACGTCAACTGTTCACCTGTGGGGCTTAGCTTTCCCAACATTAG AATTGACAGTGAGGTTTATGATGAGGATGGAAATTCCTTACCGCCCATGGAATATGACAGAGACCAAATGGATGTGAGGAGCGCGCCTTCAGACGACGTGTACACTTTGTATTACCCACCAGAGGAGAG CGGGGGGAAAACGTTGGACGACAGCTCTGAGCCTCTGTCCAAGCGACACTCAGACGGGATCTTCACAGACAGTTACAGCCGCTACCGAAAGCAAATGGCCGTCAAGAAATACCTGGCAGCGGTCCTTGGGAAAAGGTATAGACAGAGAATTAGAAACAAAGGACGCCGGCTGGCATATTTGTAG